A genomic stretch from Rubripirellula reticaptiva includes:
- a CDS encoding DUF3750 domain-containing protein — MLEPESKIVLDIWSARIPGYARFAEHHWFIIARPGSVERWEVWQDPNQCDKSWGRLHRNLLRPSAGEGNGRGRMLERLMDELALMLAKRIETSPQKYPWTETYLAFPGQNRITFVQWVLGDTRSCDWLPFCPDRQKSVNSNPKLNI, encoded by the coding sequence ATGCTCGAACCTGAATCGAAGATTGTCTTGGACATTTGGTCGGCCCGCATTCCGGGATACGCCCGGTTTGCCGAACACCACTGGTTCATCATTGCACGTCCTGGTTCGGTTGAACGCTGGGAAGTCTGGCAAGACCCGAATCAATGCGATAAATCTTGGGGCCGTTTGCACCGCAATCTGTTGCGTCCGTCTGCTGGCGAAGGCAACGGGCGCGGACGGATGCTTGAACGATTAATGGACGAGCTTGCGTTGATGCTGGCAAAGCGGATTGAGACCAGTCCGCAGAAGTATCCCTGGACGGAAACCTATCTCGCATTTCCTGGGCAAAATCGTATCACATTCGTGCAATGGGTGCTCGGTGATACTCGATCGTGCGATTGGCTGCCGTTTTGCCCGGACCGACAGAAATCGGTGAATTCAAATCCGAAACTAAATATTTGA
- a CDS encoding translation initiation factor, whose protein sequence is MNEPSSRTPEGIPHRCDVCGIEFRLNRSLAGDACCPNCNALAWPIGEEGHESQRPSIKTSTAKTKEVRIRPESEDMDLGDQLHRVISLLRKQNDVSVSVLFRGRDPEHQVMGKAVLERLVDSLVPEHAFVKTPAHIATRRICCTLSPSKKSGGE, encoded by the coding sequence ATGAATGAGCCATCCTCCCGCACACCTGAAGGAATTCCGCATCGTTGTGATGTCTGCGGAATCGAGTTCCGGCTCAATCGTTCGCTTGCTGGAGATGCCTGCTGCCCAAACTGTAACGCGCTCGCTTGGCCGATCGGCGAAGAAGGGCACGAATCGCAACGACCGTCGATCAAGACGAGCACTGCAAAGACTAAAGAAGTTCGGATTCGTCCTGAATCCGAAGACATGGATTTGGGCGACCAACTACACCGCGTCATTTCACTCCTGCGAAAGCAAAACGATGTAAGTGTGTCGGTTCTGTTTCGAGGCCGCGACCCGGAACATCAGGTTATGGGCAAAGCTGTCCTTGAACGGCTTGTCGATTCACTCGTGCCAGAGCACGCATTTGTTAAAACACCGGCCCATATTGCGACACGGCGCATCTGCTGCACATTAAGCCCCTCGAAAAAGTCGGGCGGCGAATAG
- a CDS encoding endonuclease/exonuclease/phosphatase family protein: MIDRLAFFTDGVMAVVLLCLCVVAPTAWGQPGVELAKNEQSGIKVMTYNVRYLNKSDGPDVWANRRETVIATITEADIVGLQEPVLKQLDDIKAGAPELQWFGVGRDDGKDGGEFAAIGFRRDRFKAIDQGTLWLSETPEIVGSKGWDAALPRTLTWMLLEDLSNSKQWYILNTHFDHRGSLARENSGKGIAQLVDRKAGKIPVIVMGDLNASVDSVPLKNLRSGSVVPLRDARDQSSLPATGPTGTFNRFEAIEDGRRIDHIMVTDQVNVHSHQTLNPLTPAGRFASDHLPVMIEVSLATEADNAE; this comes from the coding sequence GTGATCGACCGACTTGCTTTTTTTACTGACGGCGTGATGGCTGTTGTGCTGTTATGCCTGTGTGTTGTTGCGCCGACTGCATGGGGGCAGCCCGGTGTGGAACTTGCGAAGAACGAGCAAAGTGGTATCAAGGTCATGACCTACAATGTCCGCTATTTGAATAAGAGCGACGGCCCAGATGTATGGGCCAATCGCCGTGAGACTGTGATTGCTACGATCACCGAAGCTGACATCGTTGGATTGCAAGAGCCTGTTTTAAAGCAGTTGGACGATATCAAAGCTGGCGCTCCTGAATTGCAGTGGTTTGGCGTCGGACGGGATGACGGCAAGGACGGTGGCGAATTTGCTGCGATCGGGTTCAGGCGAGACCGATTCAAAGCGATCGATCAGGGTACCCTTTGGCTTTCCGAGACACCCGAGATCGTTGGTTCAAAGGGCTGGGATGCTGCCTTGCCGCGAACGTTGACTTGGATGCTATTGGAAGATCTTTCAAATTCGAAACAGTGGTACATTCTGAACACGCACTTTGATCACCGCGGTAGTTTGGCAAGAGAAAATTCGGGCAAAGGAATTGCCCAATTAGTCGACAGGAAGGCGGGCAAGATTCCGGTCATTGTGATGGGGGATCTGAATGCGAGCGTGGATTCGGTCCCGTTGAAGAATCTTCGATCTGGCAGCGTTGTTCCGCTTCGCGATGCACGCGACCAGTCTTCGTTACCGGCCACTGGCCCAACGGGGACGTTCAATCGATTTGAGGCGATCGAAGATGGGCGTCGTATCGATCACATCATGGTCACCGATCAGGTCAACGTTCATTCTCACCAAACCCTGAACCCGCTAACGCCCGCAGGCCGGTTTGCCAGTGATCACCTTCCCGTGATGATTGAGGTCTCGCTAGCGACGGAAGCGGATAACGCCGAATAA